gTTATCAATAATAGACTATTCTGAGTTTGATGTAgacatggtttatttttaaattttgtaaatatcgCTGATTTTATATGTGAAGTTTAAATAtctgatgataataataatagcacAGAACAACACATGTGGCACTGTTGTGTGGTATGGTCATATCTGAATTATGGTTTAGCAAATCAACATGACATTACAGAATTATTTTTCATGAGAATTTCTACACTCGTTCAAATTCAAACAAACAATGATCCCTCTGacttacaaataattaacaagaCTCCAGTTACTTTCAATTAATCAgatgaagtgaagaaaaatattgtaattgtgaACTTGACACAATGAATATGATCCCCAAGTATAGGTCAGAGTCAGTGACTTCAACGTCTTTGCCAAACTCATGATTAGCTGTGTATCAACTTCTGAGCATTTGTCACTGGTTAATATGACTCATATTTGCCAAAATCATTCAAAGCTGTTCACTTTACTGAGTAAACCAATTTCAAAAACATGCATCTACATTACTTGAGTGACACTTTTATGAATATCAAAgttttagacaatagacaatatttaaTTGCACGAGAAAAGGATTACaggaaatatttatgtacaaGCTGTAATTATCTCAACTAATCTATTTTAAATCCTCAAATAATCCTAGACAATATGATTAAACTACCCTCTGGTGACATCCAAGCGGGGTAGTAAGACCGTCCTTTTTCTTGGAAAGAAAATTTTGCATCTGCCATATTAATTCTGGCCGTCAAATCTTCAtcaatctgaaataaaaaaaaataaataaatcaacaaaacataATGCTACAAGGCATAAAACTAATATCAGTAGTTTGCACACTTTTATGAGGGTGGTTTGATAAGTCAGTGactttttgaataaaacacaatttttctaCAAATCaacttttttgtatataaaataattttttagttctaTATAAGTTAATTAGTCCAGCATTtgtctaatttttttattccttccaAATAATAGGTTTTCTCAAGGCTTTCAAAATAGGAGTTTGTTTCAGTAATGACTTCTTTATTCGACCCAAATCTCTTACCGCCCAGCCATTTCTTTAGGTTTGGAAACAGGAAATAGTCACAGGAGGCTAGATCTGGAGAATATGCTGGATGGGGTAGCATTTCTTAGCCCAATTCATGGATTTTTGCCATTGGGACTATACAACGTGCATTGTCTTGATAGAACAGCACTTTCTTCTTCTTCAAATGAGACCGTTTTTGCTTCAAATCAACGTTGAATCTGTCTATAAGATCTGAATAATATTAGCTGGTGACCGTTTTACCTTTCTCAAGGTAATCGACGTGAATGATACCCTGTGCATCCTAAAAAACTGTGGCCATAATCTTGTTGGCTGACAGACTCATCTTAGCCTTCTTTGCTCCATTTTCACCCTGAACAACCCACTGTTTCGATTGTTCTTGGTCTCTGGAATGTAGTAATGGATCTATGTTTCATCAACAGTTACAAAACAGTGCCAAAACTTGTCCAGATTATGGCTGAACATCGCTAAACACCCTTTTGAAATGGTCACACAGTTGCGCTTATGGTCGAGTGGCACCCATCTCGCAGAGTTTTTTCGTGtcctaatatttgtataaaatgtgatGGACCTGTTTAGTTGAGATACCTGCAGTATGAGCCCACACACGCACTTTCATTCTCCGATCGTCCAAAATCATTCCATGgattttatttcatcatttctGGCATGATCACTTCTTTTGTGCGACCTGAACATTCGGCATCACTAGTGCTGGTACAACCAACCACAACGGAACTCTGTAAACCATTTCTTAACCATAACTGAAGGTGCGGAGTCCCTATAGTAATTACCCAGTCTTTTCTTAGTCTCAGTGATGGattttgtatgtaaaaagtaATGGTAGATTTCAGTTGACTGCAGCACTGTTGCCTTTAAAGTAACTGCgggggaaataaaaaaagtcactgACTTATCAAACCGCCTTTGTAATTATGATcaaattaaacaatgtaatagCTTTCTTCAATTTTTTAGTAGGTACATCTAAAGCTTGGAATGAAATGCACTTAATAGAAAGAGTCATTTCAATTCtcaaatttttagattttgatATATGTTGCTCTGAGGTGATATGTGACAGGGACTGACCATGACATGACGACTGTTCAGCTGATAGCGTGGTGTTAGTCTCTCAAGACTGTGGAGGAAGGCCATCCCGCGTGCCACATCCACAGCAAACCGCAAGGCCTGTGCTGAGTCGACTACCACACCAGCACCCTCATGCAGCAGTGTGAACAACGAACCCCAAGGCATGTGCTGGTTGATCACCACCAGGTTAGGAGGAGAATTGCAGCAACCCACCACTGGCAGCACATTGGGATGTGAGAATATCCTGCAACATCAGCTTCACTTGTATGGAAATTCATCACCAAATCAGTGATTTAAAGATGTTTGTTCAATAAATAGAATTACatttttctatcaatttatttattttgctttctttGACACTGAACTcaactttaaaaaagtaaacaaaattagtcTAGGATTCAAGTTttttattggcgatggatgatttgaaaagatAGCAGGATTCCAGATGTTTCGCTTTATTACATGTTACACTTATTATTAAACACACTACGTTCTGAGGATTTGAATATATCCTCTTAACctagtgtaaaaaaattttactaggttaacacacataaaatttaaaaacagagtTTGAACTCATTACAGCCTAACTGACAACATAAGATTTGTGCATAAAAAATATCAAGCATATAGGTCTCAGTCCAGACTGGTGACAAGTGAATGGTAGGAGTACAGGTCAGAAGCCTTTGGCCTTACATTTTAGTTCTAGATCTCAAAGTCTAGACTATTTTCCTCAAGAAAGTGTTACAGTGACTATTGAATTGTGTAAAAAAACAAGTGAAGATGAGTGACTAATGACCTCGCAATGGAAGAATTTTCAAATCAACTAACAATAGTGTGTGTGTCAAATTCATTATTCCTACttcaaattaaataagtataacctattttatgtatttaacttTGTTGAAAGTAGTAGACGACATTCCAATTAACTAATACTCCCTATAAATTCAAAACACACAGAttacaactataaatatttacaatattgaacaagactaacaagttatattttttaacaagagtttttcaaaatttatggaACCACCTTCCAGTTCCGCTCCACATCAAGAAAGAAGTCCTTCAAAAACAGAACAGGCATAACTTCAAATGGGTAATATAAAAacctttcataataaaataattcattttctgtCAGTGTCATTTTTTAGCaggctatttaaaaatatctacagAATTGTAAAAGAACTCGAACTCAGTTTCAATTAATCAAGCTTatatatgattaataatattttcaaaacagaaatgaaaaacattgatttatgtACGTAGTTAAGAAATGCTCCTGTTGTCTACTAGTCaataaattctaattttctttgaacactaacattaaaaactatataattattataaattaattttgaattaagctTACatcaaaaaagaatattaaaaggttaaaaatttggTATTCTTTCTGTGTTTAGTTTCAGCTCACTATgtagtaattttgtataataatatgacaaatcatgtataatataataagtcaaaaaataattcacaattaTAGGTAAACAAAGTAGTGATCAATCCAAACTCATTGAGACAAcctatattcaaattatataagcTCAAAAttgagacaaaataaaaaacaaagcgATATGTCAAGAGTTTAACACATTGAACCCTAAGCCTATAACATCAAATTTAATCAGTATACTGGctgttttttgtgattttaaacaatttttttaatttattatgaagacattattttaacctaacatattatatatcaaattaaagaggaGAACACACAGTTTCAGGAAAAGTgcctttttatgataaaataattatttgaacaaaattataaagcaaacaaagttatggaaaaaataaaatttgaataattgtaactttgcataaacgtttatttttcaaccacctaatgttctataaatgtgtttttgatataaaattaacataaaagaaagaaagtattCATGTTAGTACTAATGGAAGGCCTATCATAACCATACTCAGCATCATTCACGTCTTGATCATTAGGCCTAACCTCAAAGTCTGGATCAGGATCATTGTCGTTAAGAAACTCACCCTTTCAAACTGAATCGCAGAtgatcttttattattattaaaaatacgatCATCCTCCTCCAAATCATGCTCAGAATCTGACATCATATCACGTATCATGTACACCATTATTTTGTCTAAATGATTACTCATTTTACACAATgagtttttacacaatttaaactaaaccattactaaacaaacatttatcactttattcagtaacaatggaactttgtttataaataacaatgctcGCATCACTTGTGTCGTTTACAGCTGCACAACTGTTACttgtcaatcaatcaatcaatcaatctttatttacatatacatagaGTATAGTATTGCGTCAAAAACATTACATTGTAAGAAAAAACACAGGTTTACATTTACAgacatacaaaaattttactgtacataggtaaaaaagtgttaaatttcaagATTATGATATAACATCATAAAAGTTGCTATAGTTTCTTGTTTTGTCAATGGGTTCTCCATCTCCAGTTCAGGAACTCTCGTACTGTGTAGATGGATCGGTCCAGTAGCCAGTCTGTCAGTGAGGTTTTCAGTTTTTTCTCAGGCAGGCGATTGTAGAAGGTGGCTCCTTTATAGGAAGGCTTCCTCTCATATAGACTAAGGTGGTGAGCATCAAGTAGAAAGTTGTGTCTGTACCTGGTGTTGTAAGAATGCTGTTCTTCCATTCTAGTTTGGCCCGATTTTACTTTAAAGAGCACGGTTTCAAGGATGTAGAGTGAGGCCACTGTCAGTACTTTGAGCTCCTTAAAAGCCTCTCTGCAAGAGTCTCTGGGGCTCAGTCCATTCAGAGTTcttattgctcttttttgtatGATCAGTACTCTTCGCAGATTTGTTGATTAACTATATGCCGGCTTATAAccaaacaaaacacaacacaccTCTACATTTAAAGTGAGTATTAGTGAAAATCTATAGCGAAAGAAGGAAAATAATGTGTGGCAAACAAAAGATAAGATTCAGTATGGAACAACTATAATGGTTCATTAACCCTCATCTCTTTTTCCTTcccatttttattttgacatgaatggttgattgataatttactttgaattacattttcttgttatttatttattttatttactttttatggtACAACTAGTTAACagcactttttaattattatttagtatacacTGTTGACTCACCTTAGTTTCGGAAACTCTTCATTGAAATCACGGGAGATGCGAGGTGTGCAGTCGCGTACAGCCAATATCTTAGCAACAATGTCATTCTTCTGCCAGCGACCCCGCCATGTCTCCCCACTGGGGGACACAGCTATACGAGTATGTAGAGCCAGGTCAGAAATGTTGATTCCCTTATGGCGAGACAGAGTCGCATCCCCTGGTAACACACACCACATTATCCCTTTTGATTGCTTTTATTGAAATTGGCGTTATGttcatatattatagttttaaaatcaaatctcTGTACATCAACATAGGAcctaataaactattttttgtaatggCTATGCACCTACCTGTAGTGGTAGCCCTTGAGTGGGTACATGCATAAAATCTTTAGGTAGACTAAAGttatcattttaaagatttaaagatcttgaaacaaaaaatatttaaaaatcagttcAGTAACTTTGAACAAAATGGAGGGCATTTTAAGAGTTTGACCATTTCTTACTATAGGGATAATATCATTTtcacaaaacttttataaaaatatgaattaaaacttgAATTTAGATATTTAAACCAGAAATTATTATGTTGCAATATTAATTCTCTTTTATTTTAACCCTCATGTttcttttaattaactattttacatattacttatacttatatttttatttatgatgtatgaAATTTACATACACATCATACATGATGTATGAAACATAAATCTAGTTAATTATTTGGATAAAGATGTACAGTACAATTAGTAAAGATTTGAATATTGTACCTCAAATGGTTCGTGAGATATATTGAATCTATTCTTGAAAGACAGGAAACTGATTgaattaaaaagttcacttcAATCTGGAATAcagtgaaaacattttaaaatataccttggTACATAAAGCTATTAATGTGTTGATACTTTACatatgagtttattttaatttaatttaaaaatttgtatgtgttcTTTCATAAATTGAGTGCATTACAGCATACATTTTAGACCTGTAAAATAGTAGACATTTACTAACCTAGACCAGTCAACAATAGcctacattaaatttaatagcaAACAAATGTACAAGCAAGAATAGCAgaacttgtattttataaacaaggtTGTTTGATCTATCATTAAAGTAAGCTGATTCTGAAAACCTTTTCAGgtagtttattaatttcttttaggACAAACATATTGTATACAATGATCAATATACAAATTGACTTGTACAAAACAGGGTTATTATtggtaataatgtaaaaatatagacaaaaataattattaaccagAGAGCAAGTTTGACTAATTTTAACCCAGTGCAACAACCAAATTCCACACTAAAATACATATAAGATTCATGAAATGAGATAAagataacttattataaaatcaaatcaaaactaCTTACTGCTTCTTGTTTTAAGTCCAAGCCAGCTTTGatctttgaaattaatttttttcaaatcctGGCCTGTCTCAACAGctaaatctgaaaaataattcaagaataacaattaaaatttataaaatacattttattcttttaaagtaaTACTATGTCACAGACAACTTATTTAACTTCTAATGtacattagacatgtttttaaaataaaagtgtaaagttTACATGTGTCAACTTTCTACCtttttattataatctttattacacaaattttatagttGATTTCAGAagtgaataaaatatagtttgtcCTCACAGCTACAAGCCAATTGGTTCTATGAGTAATCTAACTGCCCAGTATTtgattttctttgaaataaatttaacccttttaatgccagacATTTTTTCAGTGACCATTCGAAAAATGCCaacctgttttcaaaaagtacatgcgaagaatgccaggccctttttccataattgacaactatttttaaaaaatgtataacttttttatttattgaaggaaattatccattgaggtgttgttttttatgtcataatGTGAAGTGTTTGAAAcaaatgagtattaaaatttttacaaatttatataatttatatttgtaaaaaacaaaaaataaaaaaacaaaaactgtaaaaaaaattagtttgaacATATAAAGGTACCTTTATTATTAGCCTTAACTAAAAAGTAGTTACTggcaattgtactatatttaattgttaacacacACACCAAATTTGAAGAACTTGCCTTGAAAAATAGTGAAGTTACAGCGTTTTATTGAAAGCCTTGTAAAgtccacattttacagtaaaattcagtaagacatattttggtcagtttcattcaaaatcactttatttacacgtgttgtttagcccaatgtataaaattgtttgttgaaataataaagaaagtagtttacataaaattaaaattaattatttacaatatagggtacataatttaaaatttttttaacacttgtgtTTGCCGAAGCACAAAGTATGAATCCCCCTCTTTTACTCATGGtcaaatctatttacaataatcacaaaactaataataatataagcaaacaaaataaacaaaagaaaagcacgaataattcccattaaaacataacctagcaACAACGTATTACCACAGAAACCAGACGCTCACTGAATGATTGGACGTAAATGAGGTTGAAAACAGCTGATAACGTCATCACATGTTGAGTTTGTATCAATAGTAGTAGTGTCTAGATACAGTATGCAAAGTTTAGTGGCATTttagtcaataattaaaactacaatataacaaaaaccggTCGAGCGCCCCCAGCGCACGTCGGCATTTCTCGAATAAACAGTGACGAGCGCTCGCGGCGCACgtcggcattaaaagggttaaatgagTTTAATTGATACATTTGATTTCAAACCATGATGGACATGCTTACGTTGAATTCGTCAATCACCAGGATACTCCATGCTTAAATATATCTTCACAATAGAATCCTAAATTTCAAACTGCAATAGTAtggatttatttttcaaaaatatttaaattcataatttacagttaatggagtaattaatttgaaaatcacAATCTTTTAGAAGTCAACTTggatttcaaaagaaaaatatactacttttacagttttttagtgagataaataaaatgaatgtagTTCCTTTTAAAGAACagcaaaagttatgttttttctTCATGTAATCcaaattaactataatattaagGTTAAATCCGTTTGAAAATAAAGATAGTTTTGCTTCCTATCTCttgatttttgttgtaaaactatatGTATAGGTTATTATAGAACTTCCCTTCAGTATAAAAACATACAGGTTATTACAGaacttttcttcaatttaaacaCAAGTATTATCTCTCAAATGTTATGAAACTCTGTGTACTGACCATGTAGCCGCTTGGCAAGAGGGCCACGAGCCTTATCTAATGGAGTATCACCATCCTTGTTTGCCAGCGACGCCAGAGCCCCTTGAGCTATCAGATCCTCAGCCAACTGCTGGTAGCCCCAGAAACACGCGTAGTGCAGTGGAGTGTTACCATGTTCATTTGTGAAGTTTATGTCTGCACGGTTACGCAGTAACTGTTACAAAAAATATGGTTCAAAATTACTATAAGCACAACTTAATTATTATCACccgtacaataaaatattaagctcTGGTTTCTGAACTCACAGCCTACAGGAAATGTATATGTATTCCTTCTCAACCTTTAACAGAAAAATCTGAATTTACCATAATTTTTACTTTCTAGCCTACCAGACTGCATCAATCTAAAACCTGTAAATAAGACTAAaacttaaactacaaaataaactaacaaataaaatactttaaaacctaTTAATCTCTCACTATATTAGTACATACATTTTCTATACTAGTACAATGTTTTAAGTCTATCATtcctgatattttttaaatgtttcaaaaataacatttttataatttattagattaaattaCTCCTGGGCTCTGGCTAATCTGCACATTCGAAGGAGCAGGTGCCAGCCtcggtaaattaacaaaatctgctcaactaaatctatattataaattaatcattttaaatagcggttaataaaattatatgctcAGAATAATGGCTTTAAGAACTACACAATAATACCAATGCCATATTTTTTTGAACCGTTGgatcaagaataaaagttaagatggtaatttaataacaaattttttcatttaattctaATATTTCATACTCAAAAACAGTACACTTGTATCTTTTATAAGAATTTAGTCTTAATTGGATCAAAATTTGTTGTTGtcaatgaattttcaaaattgcagttttgttgaaaagcaccaaaaacctatatatatatttttattcttaacaacataaaaacttaaaaggtgtttataattttatatgtataaaaccaGAAATAGATAGGCAAATTTATAATGTAACTCCTCTTATTGTAACTCTACTAGTCAGTTTGTGATTAATGATCAAACTTgggtatttatacattttgatccgagagtaggcttgaattacaaatacaattttttacccACTTCTGAAGTATTAAACCTCATGTGGGTAAAAAGATTATGAGTGAAGAATTAACCAACCCCTTGGCTGCCACACCAATGTTAAAATGGGTGAATCCATTTTTGTGTATAACTGACAGGCCTGTGTTTTAAAAGTCCAATCTGTCTTATTATAATTCCTGACATCTAtaaactgttgaaataaaaatccTGACAGTGtttgtttgaactaaaataaCTTGGGAGTAGCATTACTTTACTACTAATGTACCTTAATACTAAACTATGAAACTATTACCAAAGCATTCTATATTGTTCATGTCCAATTGTGCTATCAACATACACCACTGTTTAACATGAGTTCTGAAAGTTTATAACTTGATATTTTGTCTTTTCTGTTAAGTGTTTTTGTCAGTATGTCAATGACTAGTAGAAGTAGTGatgaagatttaaaattattgttttatagaattacttGGTTCTGAGATAATACAACTATTCTGAAGTACTAAtttgattctttgtttgaagtctGTTTTTGATGACGGACGGATTTTGAGGGAAACATGATTTTTCgaaacatttgccattgttcagtgatacaatacaatcagtaacataCGTTTTGAGATGTGCAAATCCAGGTAAATgcctaaactaatgcatgactaaacTCTAGCTAAAGTTGTAAAACCATATTGTATGTCTATTCTATGTACACTAAGTCTaatacatgcacttaataaaaacataacactACTTATTAAACCTGAACTACAGACTACAGTTCACAATAGGTCTGTACCCACAGGCCAACCAAATAAAACTGACCAGAGGgtaatagtaaatggcgatcgccACGCCAGAAACAAGATGGCAGAAAAAAAAGGAGGAACCATTAGAATTGGCAAACAAAGcagcctaatctcgactgatggttgactgattggttggtctgccaatttaatgcatgttgcctctattaatttccttttaaagaaatgaagtTCCCGAtatattatgttggcttcatcctaattcatatgatggtcttcggactgaacaatggtgtgcaattttttacttttctgttagaccctttcttgtgttttctttgtgttcttttatccttacaaATAAGACGCTTTTTTGGACTTCCACTTTCATtatgaggcggatggaaggagaaatactataaTATGATTCAAAAACTCATTCAATTCATTGTCTCCATGAGGagaaataacaaaggtatcatccacatacctccaccaaatcttcggtttgaactgagctgaagccaaagctttttgCTCAAAtacctccataaagatattggcgaaaataggagacagtggagaacccattgacatcccctcatcttgacatAAAATTTGACCCTCAACTCAAAATAACTGCATTAAGTAcatagttctaacagtttcaTAATTACTGGCAGGGGAAGTTTAGTTctttcctttaatgtttggtcttctttgagacgtgattcaaTGATTTTGAGAGTTTCTGGAACAGGTACATTTGTGAATAGACTTTCAACGTCAAACAAAACTTACTATTTTTTTCAGTTTGTCAACttgattttgacttctctacaaaatacctggaatttttcataaaagagtcagtttttcctactaATGGCGTTAAAATGTCCAAAAGGACTTTAGACAATTTCCTGCAatgtgaatcacgagaactaatgatgagCCGGAGAGTGATGCTAgatttgtggattttgggaaggccatacatatgggggattttggaatggtgaggagataatttagatctaaatttatctgaaaatatactttatattatcTTGCTACTTTAAGGTATTTGCCACTTTGCATTCAAATGAAACAATCGggtcattatttaaaactatatattttaccattatttaaagtttccgtaatcttttctttatacaCTACTGAATCAAGTACACCAGTAACGTTGTCTTTATCGGCTATTAAGATTTTGACTTTCCCAAGGACCgacatggcctttttctcctctattatcAAATtaggttttgtgggaggaattttcctgagcaaaagactggcctcacaacgaaaccggtcaccctgttcctcagataaTTGTGAGACAGCAGATttgattccagttacgaaatccagtgcctttaccaaTTTTTGTGCCACATAACAGTTTAAACCCTTAGATTTCGGCTTTATTGAGGATTTTTTTAGAAAggatgattacatttttattatttgcattcgTATTCACCTTGTCAtctttaggcaaatcacattgTTTAAGCctaatttttgagattttctttttcttgtgtatttctgaaacttttttacatctattttggatgctttcaaGAACACTGttaattctgtaccgatcaggatttttaattcagtttttttacatccaatactattttggaggaggcatctttcatgatgatgatatgcaattctttctttacgtAAAGATTTAGCAGAAgcagaagcagaagacaaaattttactggctttccagTAGGAATTTCCATAGTAATG
The Homalodisca vitripennis isolate AUS2020 chromosome 1, UT_GWSS_2.1, whole genome shotgun sequence DNA segment above includes these coding regions:
- the LOC124362992 gene encoding integrin-linked protein kinase: MEDIFHWCREGNAMQVRVWLDDTEHDMNQGDDHGFSPLHWAAKEGHFKIVELLMQRGARINATNRGDDTPLHLAAAHGHRDIVHMLLRNRADINFTNEHGNTPLHYACFWGYQQLAEDLIAQGALASLANKDGDTPLDKARGPLAKRLHDLAVETGQDLKKINFKDQSWLGLKTRSRDATLSRHKGINISDLALHTRIAVSPSGETWRGRWQKNDIVAKILAVRDCTPRISRDFNEEFPKLRIFSHPNVLPVVGCCNSPPNLVVINQHMPWGSLFTLLHEGAGVVVDSAQALRFAVDVARGMAFLHSLERLTPRYQLNSRHVMIDEDLTARINMADAKFSFQEKGRSYYPAWMSPEALQKKPSEINLEASDMWSFAVLLWELATREVPFADLSPMEVGMKVALEGLRITIPPGISSHLAKLIRICMNEDPGKRPTFDMVLPILDKMKR